Proteins found in one Nostoc sp. NIES-3756 genomic segment:
- a CDS encoding GNAT family N-acetyltransferase, protein MENENFSLPSGCKLRRATSDDIWSIRWLVFSSILDPTQLLWQQFWVIQCQEKIVACAQLRNFSQAQELGSLVVTPAWRGRGLASFLTHHLIITATQPLYLECIGERLAQFYQGFSFVPIAFEELPKSLQPKFRISQLAKKLLRVPVIFMQYRGGASHSPLSTPHYPL, encoded by the coding sequence ATGGAAAACGAAAACTTTTCATTACCGTCTGGATGTAAACTTCGTAGGGCAACTTCTGACGATATTTGGTCAATTCGCTGGTTAGTGTTCTCATCTATACTTGACCCTACACAACTTCTCTGGCAACAATTTTGGGTAATTCAATGCCAAGAAAAGATAGTGGCTTGCGCTCAACTACGCAATTTTTCCCAAGCGCAAGAACTTGGTAGTTTAGTAGTCACTCCAGCTTGGAGAGGTCGCGGTTTAGCTAGTTTCCTTACACATCATCTCATCATCACAGCAACACAACCGCTTTACCTAGAGTGTATTGGTGAGCGACTAGCGCAGTTTTACCAAGGTTTTAGCTTTGTACCAATTGCCTTTGAGGAATTACCAAAATCACTCCAGCCTAAATTCCGCATTTCTCAATTAGCTAAAAAGTTGCTGAGAGTTCCTGTGATATTTATGCAGTATCGGGGCGGTGCTTCCCATTCTCCACTATCTACTCCCCACTACCCGTTATAA
- a CDS encoding PAS domain-containing protein: MNHPLVRTILLIDKCAQERVKLTRYLQQDSLYTYQIVELTTAKEALNWCYQKTPDVILLNFAVSDEDGLVILEQLYSPTEEEKAAPLCNNQIAVILLIEPENKHLALQAMKSGVQDYLIKNQITPEILQHVVHHAIERMYLMQELAETKAALQESEERWQLAINSSNDGIWDWNVKTNQVFFSPRWKQMRGFADDEISYRIEEWISRIHLDDRDRIMTAVSDYFNHKTPLFQEEYRVQHKNGSYLWILDRGQALWDELGNVVRMSRLETDITKHKQTEEELRKSEHRYATLTQAAPVAIFRLDLAGNCIYVNDRWSEMTGKPIQAALGQGYLYSIHPEDRDRLLSMWYEVWGQRKTYRNEGRFLRADGSIIWFYLQVIPETDPNSNITGYVGTLTDISEQQAALRDRIEVEAQLRKISERLTLAIRSGGFGIWEYDCIQGKLIWDERMHELYGVHPDDFQGDFNAWFNLVHPDDQDRIWTIMEEALYNNQEYNTEFRIIQPSGKICFIKASGLLNRDEQGLPLWMIGINIDITERKQAEKELIRNRDLREAIFNESTDALFLVDPVTLLTLDCNRRAVELFEATDKAELIGIEGKMLQRRPFTSDEIDAIVAQINNQGFWSKEIEYVTRQGKVFWGNIAAKPITIAGRTLNLVRVTDINERKQAEEELWRTNEQLVNTNAELARATRLKDEFLANMSHELRTPLNAILGMSEGFLEGVFGSINQKQEKAIATIERSGKHLLELINDILDLSKIESGKLELQISNVSVRSLCDASLTFIKQMALKKNISLRTDISSHIGTIQVDDRRMRQVLINLLSNAVKFTPEGGSVNLQVWLEELGGDEGDEGVGEDEEIYYSALAEHSASANSTQHSPLSTPHLCFCVIDTGIGIHPEDMSKLFQPFTQLDSSLNRNYTGTGLGLALVKRIVSLHGGTVSVNSEVGKGSCFTVRIPYLVGNESLNRPIMVASPSYRLPAKNAPVLIIEDSVPAADQITRYLSEMEMQFVVYPRGEGAVEEALRLQPALIILDLQLPNLSGWDVLTQLKLNSHTQDIPVIITSVVDEPIKGLAQGAFAYLVKPINRSQLQATLDRLHPDNTSSLAMPVVAKPALKSPLILLAEDNQANVDTISGYLESRGYELIFAENGKQAIDVAKEKSPDLIIMDIQMPGMNGLEAIGSLRHDPQFVDVPILALTALAMTSDRDACLAAGANEYLTKPIKLKQLVLTIQQLLNLKSKNF, translated from the coding sequence ATGAATCATCCCCTGGTTCGTACTATCCTGCTAATTGATAAATGCGCTCAAGAGCGGGTAAAATTAACTCGCTATTTGCAGCAAGACAGTCTGTATACTTATCAAATTGTAGAATTGACGACGGCAAAAGAAGCGTTAAATTGGTGCTACCAGAAAACACCAGATGTCATTTTGCTGAATTTTGCCGTATCTGATGAGGATGGTTTAGTTATTCTAGAGCAATTATATTCACCTACAGAGGAGGAAAAGGCAGCACCTCTGTGTAATAACCAGATTGCCGTCATCTTACTAATAGAACCAGAAAATAAACATCTTGCTCTCCAGGCTATGAAAAGCGGTGTTCAAGATTATCTTATCAAAAATCAGATTACACCGGAAATTTTACAACACGTAGTTCATCATGCCATCGAACGGATGTATCTGATGCAAGAATTGGCAGAAACTAAGGCAGCTTTGCAAGAGAGTGAAGAACGTTGGCAGTTGGCGATAAATAGTAGCAATGATGGCATTTGGGACTGGAATGTTAAAACAAATCAGGTTTTTTTCTCGCCTCGCTGGAAGCAAATGCGGGGCTTTGCCGATGATGAAATTAGTTACAGGATAGAAGAATGGATCAGCCGGATTCATCTTGACGATCGCGATCGCATTATGACAGCTGTGAGTGACTATTTTAATCACAAAACACCCTTATTCCAAGAAGAATACCGAGTACAACACAAAAATGGCTCTTATTTGTGGATTTTAGATCGGGGTCAAGCTTTATGGGATGAGCTAGGTAATGTGGTACGGATGAGCCGTTTGGAAACGGATATTACCAAGCACAAACAAACTGAGGAAGAATTACGTAAGAGCGAACACCGCTATGCAACATTGACACAAGCAGCCCCAGTGGCAATTTTTCGGCTTGACTTGGCAGGTAACTGTATCTATGTCAACGATCGCTGGAGTGAGATGACTGGTAAACCCATACAAGCAGCCTTAGGGCAAGGGTATCTATATAGCATACACCCCGAAGACCGCGATCGCCTTTTAAGCATGTGGTATGAAGTATGGGGGCAAAGAAAAACCTATCGAAACGAAGGCAGATTTCTCCGTGCAGATGGTAGCATTATTTGGTTCTACTTGCAGGTAATACCTGAAACAGACCCCAACAGTAACATTACTGGTTATGTCGGCACACTCACAGATATTAGCGAACAGCAAGCTGCACTGCGCGATCGCATAGAAGTTGAGGCACAGCTGCGCAAGATTTCTGAACGCCTCACCTTGGCTATCCGTTCAGGTGGTTTTGGTATCTGGGAATACGATTGTATTCAAGGAAAACTCATCTGGGATGAACGAATGCACGAATTGTATGGTGTACATCCTGACGATTTTCAAGGTGATTTTAATGCTTGGTTTAACCTTGTACATCCAGATGATCAAGATCGCATCTGGACAATTATGGAAGAAGCTTTATACAACAACCAAGAATATAATACAGAGTTTCGCATCATTCAACCAAGTGGCAAAATTTGTTTTATCAAAGCCTCTGGTCTTCTCAATCGTGATGAACAAGGCTTACCTTTATGGATGATTGGTATCAACATCGATATTACAGAACGTAAACAAGCTGAAAAAGAACTGATCCGCAATCGAGATTTGCGAGAGGCAATTTTTAACGAATCTACTGATGCTCTGTTTTTGGTTGACCCAGTAACATTACTGACTTTAGACTGTAATCGTCGGGCAGTGGAACTATTCGAGGCAACTGACAAAGCCGAATTAATTGGTATTGAAGGTAAAATGCTCCAACGTCGCCCTTTTACTAGCGATGAAATAGATGCCATTGTCGCCCAAATAAATAATCAAGGGTTTTGGAGTAAAGAAATTGAATATGTAACTCGTCAAGGCAAAGTATTCTGGGGAAACATAGCTGCTAAACCAATTACTATAGCTGGCCGTACCTTAAATTTAGTACGGGTAACAGATATTAATGAACGTAAACAAGCAGAAGAAGAACTTTGGCGCACAAACGAACAGCTTGTCAATACTAACGCCGAACTCGCCCGTGCCACTCGTCTAAAAGACGAATTTTTGGCAAATATGAGCCACGAATTGCGCACACCCCTCAATGCCATTTTAGGTATGTCTGAAGGCTTTCTAGAAGGTGTGTTTGGCTCGATTAATCAAAAACAAGAAAAAGCGATCGCCACCATCGAACGTAGTGGTAAACATCTCCTAGAACTAATCAATGACATCCTCGACTTATCCAAAATCGAGTCAGGCAAACTAGAACTACAAATCAGCAATGTTTCGGTCAGAAGCCTCTGTGATGCTAGCCTCACCTTCATCAAACAGATGGCCTTGAAAAAAAATATTTCCTTGCGAACAGACATTAGTTCTCATATTGGCACTATCCAAGTAGATGATCGCCGTATGCGCCAAGTACTCATCAACCTCCTTAGCAATGCTGTCAAGTTCACCCCAGAAGGGGGAAGTGTCAATCTCCAGGTTTGGTTGGAGGAATTAGGGGGAGATGAGGGAGATGAGGGAGTAGGGGAAGATGAGGAGATTTATTACTCTGCACTGGCTGAACACTCCGCTTCTGCTAACAGCACTCAGCACTCCCCACTCAGCACTCCCCACCTCTGCTTCTGCGTTATCGATACAGGCATCGGTATTCACCCAGAAGACATGAGCAAATTATTTCAACCTTTTACCCAACTTGATAGCAGTCTTAACCGTAACTACACGGGTACAGGTTTAGGTCTAGCACTGGTAAAAAGGATTGTGTCTTTACATGGAGGAACAGTTTCAGTTAATAGTGAAGTTGGCAAAGGAAGTTGTTTCACTGTGCGCATTCCTTATTTAGTCGGGAATGAATCTCTGAATAGACCGATAATGGTTGCATCGCCCAGCTATCGTTTACCTGCCAAGAATGCTCCAGTTTTAATCATTGAAGATTCTGTTCCGGCTGCTGACCAAATCACTCGCTACCTAAGCGAAATGGAAATGCAGTTTGTCGTTTATCCCAGAGGTGAAGGAGCTGTAGAGGAAGCTTTACGTCTCCAACCTGCTCTTATTATCCTTGATTTGCAGTTGCCTAACTTATCAGGTTGGGATGTCCTGACTCAACTCAAGCTTAATTCTCACACTCAAGATATCCCAGTCATTATTACCTCAGTGGTTGATGAACCAATCAAGGGTTTAGCTCAAGGAGCGTTTGCTTATTTAGTAAAACCTATTAACCGTAGTCAGCTTCAAGCAACCTTAGACAGATTGCATCCTGACAATACAAGCTCTCTTGCTATGCCTGTAGTAGCAAAACCAGCTTTGAAATCACCTTTAATTTTACTGGCGGAAGATAACCAAGCAAATGTTGATACTATATCTGGGTATTTAGAAAGTCGAGGATATGAACTTATATTTGCAGAGAATGGAAAGCAAGCTATTGATGTTGCTAAAGAAAAATCCCCTGATTTAATTATTATGGATATTCAAATGCCGGGAATGAACGGATTAGAAGCCATAGGTAGTTTGCGTCATGATCCGCAATTTGTAGATGTACCAATACTTGCCTTAACTGCACTAGCCATGACCAGCGATCGCGATGCTTGTTTAGCAGCCGGAGCCAATGAATATTTAACTAAGCCGATAAAACTCAAACAACTTGTATTAACAATACAACAACTTTTAAATTTAAAATCTAAAAATTTTTAA
- a CDS encoding hybrid sensor histidine kinase/response regulator, whose protein sequence is METQPSILVVDDEPDNFDVIETLLDGENYQLHYAPSGQQAIARLNSFQPDVILLDVMMPNLDGIEVCRRIKANPQWQAVPIIMVTALTAKEDLARCIAAGADDFISKPVNSVELRARVHSMLRIKQQYDNLQALLKLQEDMVNMIVHDLRNPLASIVLSTEILKFPHLQPNQQQQKIEQIAIATQQLQTLIDSLLIMAKLESGKMVLNHTEVDLCAICVSALVDIEEIAAQRNLTLISELPEPGGMVKLDAAIFRRVLDNLLSNAIKFSSANAKVILKAEYLETGVKVQVIDSGMGIAQELKQSIFEKYEVGNIISEVSQLGLGLAFCKMAIEAHNGTITVEDNHPKGSIFTVSIA, encoded by the coding sequence ATGGAAACTCAGCCATCCATTTTAGTAGTTGATGATGAACCGGATAATTTTGATGTTATAGAAACACTGCTGGATGGCGAAAACTACCAGCTACATTATGCCCCTAGTGGTCAACAAGCGATCGCACGCCTTAATAGTTTTCAGCCAGATGTCATCCTCTTAGATGTAATGATGCCTAATTTAGATGGTATAGAAGTCTGCCGACGCATCAAAGCTAACCCCCAATGGCAGGCAGTACCAATTATTATGGTGACGGCATTAACAGCAAAAGAAGACTTAGCTCGATGTATCGCCGCAGGAGCAGATGATTTTATTAGTAAGCCTGTCAACAGTGTCGAGTTAAGAGCTAGAGTTCATTCTATGTTGCGAATTAAGCAACAGTACGATAACTTACAAGCCTTATTGAAATTGCAGGAAGACATGGTGAATATGATTGTCCATGACCTGCGAAATCCTCTAGCCAGTATTGTCTTGTCAACAGAAATTCTCAAGTTTCCTCACTTGCAACCAAATCAACAGCAACAAAAAATTGAGCAAATTGCGATCGCTACTCAACAACTGCAAACCTTGATTGATAGTCTATTAATCATGGCCAAGTTAGAATCCGGTAAAATGGTGCTTAACCACACAGAAGTAGACCTCTGTGCGATTTGCGTATCAGCCTTAGTGGATATTGAGGAAATTGCGGCCCAAAGGAACCTTACCCTTATCAGTGAACTACCTGAACCGGGTGGCATGGTTAAACTAGATGCAGCTATTTTCCGGCGCGTTCTGGATAACTTACTTTCCAATGCAATTAAATTTTCGTCAGCAAACGCAAAAGTGATTCTGAAAGCAGAGTACTTAGAAACAGGTGTAAAAGTGCAAGTTATTGATTCAGGTATGGGAATTGCTCAAGAATTAAAACAAAGCATTTTCGAGAAGTATGAAGTCGGCAATATAATATCAGAAGTATCTCAACTTGGTTTAGGGCTAGCATTTTGTAAAATGGCGATCGAAGCCCATAACGGCACTATCACAGTTGAAGATAATCATCCCAAAGGCTCTATTTTTACCGTAAGTATTGCCTAA
- a CDS encoding HAD-IA family hydrolase produces MERPKVIFVDAVGTLFGVKGSVGKVYSQIAQEFGVEVAPEIVDKAFIQSFKASPPPIFPDADIEDIPQREFEWWGKIALNTFETAGVIQQFSDFSSFFSELYIHFGTAEPWIIYPDVVQSLNNWQHIGIELGVLSNFDSRLYSVLQGLGLSHYFSSVTISTQVGAAKPDPKIFAVALEKHSCSPEEAWHIGDSIEEDYQGAKAAGLRGIWINREVNSNW; encoded by the coding sequence ATGGAAAGGCCCAAAGTTATTTTTGTCGATGCGGTGGGGACACTATTCGGTGTTAAGGGTAGTGTCGGTAAAGTTTATAGTCAAATAGCCCAAGAATTTGGTGTGGAAGTTGCACCGGAAATTGTCGATAAAGCATTTATTCAAAGCTTTAAAGCATCTCCACCACCAATATTTCCCGATGCTGATATCGAAGATATACCCCAGCGTGAGTTTGAATGGTGGGGTAAAATTGCCTTAAATACGTTTGAAACTGCTGGTGTCATACAGCAATTTTCTGATTTTTCTAGTTTTTTTAGTGAACTTTATATTCATTTTGGTACTGCTGAACCTTGGATAATCTATCCTGATGTTGTGCAATCTCTAAATAACTGGCAACATATAGGAATTGAATTGGGTGTGCTATCTAATTTTGATTCCCGCCTTTACTCAGTTTTGCAGGGTTTAGGCTTAAGTCATTACTTTTCTTCTGTAACTATTTCCACTCAAGTAGGGGCAGCAAAACCTGATCCTAAAATTTTTGCTGTTGCTTTAGAAAAACATAGTTGTTCTCCTGAAGAAGCATGGCATATTGGCGATAGTATCGAAGAAGATTATCAGGGGGCTAAAGCCGCAGGATTAAGGGGTATTTGGATTAATCGGGAGGTTAATAGTAATTGGTAA
- a CDS encoding NAD(P)/FAD-dependent oxidoreductase, which produces MTEQTTRIVILGGGFGGLYTALRLSQLPWESQQKPEIVLVDQSDRFLFSPLLYELLTGELQTWEIAPPFIELLEGTGVRFYQAVVSGIDIEQQRVQLQDGPEIPYNHLVLTLGGETPLDLVPGATSYAYPFRTLADTYRLEERLRILEESDVEKIRVAIVGAGYSGVELACKLADRLGERGRFRLIEVSDQILRTSPDFNREAAKKALDARGVFIDLETKVEAIGADIISLEYKNQVDTIPVDLVIWTVGTRVTNVVKNLPFKQNQRSQITTTPTLQVLDHPEIFALGDLADCRDAEGQQVPATAQAAFQQADYAAWNIWATITQRPLLPFRYQSSGEMMALGKDNATLTGLGIKLDGSLAYVARRLAYLYRLPTLDHQLKVGFNWLVRPIIETIYSAVDAVNESGNRG; this is translated from the coding sequence ATGACTGAACAAACTACAAGAATTGTAATCCTTGGTGGAGGCTTTGGTGGTCTCTACACAGCTTTGCGTTTAAGCCAATTACCTTGGGAAAGTCAACAAAAACCAGAAATTGTACTGGTAGATCAGAGCGATCGCTTTCTATTTTCTCCGCTATTATACGAATTACTCACCGGAGAATTACAAACTTGGGAAATTGCCCCCCCATTTATTGAGCTGCTTGAAGGCACGGGTGTACGCTTTTATCAAGCAGTTGTCTCTGGTATTGATATCGAACAGCAACGGGTACAACTGCAAGATGGCCCAGAAATCCCTTATAACCACTTAGTTTTAACATTGGGTGGAGAAACACCACTAGATTTAGTTCCTGGTGCAACATCCTACGCTTATCCTTTCCGCACCCTTGCTGATACCTATCGTTTAGAAGAACGGCTGCGTATATTGGAAGAGTCAGATGTAGAAAAAATTCGTGTAGCAATTGTTGGTGCTGGTTATAGCGGTGTTGAGTTAGCCTGTAAATTAGCTGACAGACTAGGGGAAAGAGGACGCTTTCGCCTAATAGAAGTTAGTGACCAAATTTTACGCACATCACCAGATTTTAACCGCGAAGCAGCCAAGAAAGCTCTAGATGCAAGGGGTGTGTTCATTGATTTAGAAACCAAAGTTGAAGCAATAGGGGCGGATATTATCTCCCTAGAGTACAAAAATCAAGTAGATACCATTCCCGTAGATTTAGTTATTTGGACTGTGGGAACAAGGGTAACAAACGTAGTCAAAAACCTACCCTTCAAACAGAACCAACGTAGTCAAATTACTACTACGCCAACTCTCCAAGTCCTTGACCATCCAGAGATTTTTGCTTTGGGAGACTTAGCCGACTGTCGTGATGCTGAAGGTCAACAAGTACCGGCGACTGCACAAGCTGCTTTTCAACAAGCAGACTATGCGGCTTGGAATATTTGGGCTACCATTACTCAACGTCCCCTCTTGCCTTTCCGTTATCAATCATCAGGGGAGATGATGGCATTAGGTAAAGATAATGCTACTTTGACTGGTTTGGGGATTAAACTAGATGGTTCTTTAGCTTATGTTGCCCGTCGTCTTGCCTACTTATATAGACTACCAACCCTAGATCATCAGCTTAAAGTCGGTTTTAACTGGCTTGTACGTCCTATTATAGAAACAATCTACTCAGCAGTTGATGCTGTGAATGAGAGCGGTAATCGAGGCTAG
- a CDS encoding GNAT family N-acetyltransferase: MLVEKDEITIRLMDDKQENYQLMAKWLSDERVLEFYEGRDNPFDLSKVIESYQPMVRGNDTTKPCFIYSQNITIGYLQYYLLDDLPQADKQKYCLGKTNNVYGFDLFIGEPNYWHRGIGTKVLTMAVNYIFEVFLANKVVVDPRVENTRAIRCYEKVGFAKVRLLPAHELHEGKYSDCWLMAIEGKKSLH; the protein is encoded by the coding sequence ATGCTAGTTGAAAAAGATGAAATTACTATTCGTCTGATGGACGACAAGCAAGAAAATTATCAGTTAATGGCAAAATGGCTGAGTGATGAGAGAGTTTTAGAATTTTATGAAGGTAGAGATAATCCTTTTGATTTGTCAAAGGTTATCGAATCATATCAGCCGATGGTTAGAGGAAATGATACTACCAAACCTTGCTTTATATATTCTCAAAATATAACAATTGGCTATTTACAGTACTATTTGCTTGATGACTTGCCACAGGCAGATAAACAAAAGTATTGTTTAGGAAAAACTAATAATGTCTACGGGTTTGATTTGTTTATTGGAGAACCCAATTATTGGCATCGAGGCATTGGAACAAAAGTATTAACAATGGCTGTAAACTATATTTTTGAAGTATTTTTGGCTAATAAGGTTGTGGTTGATCCCCGTGTTGAAAATACCCGTGCTATTCGCTGTTATGAGAAAGTTGGGTTTGCCAAAGTTAGGTTATTACCCGCTCATGAACTACACGAAGGAAAGTATTCAGATTGCTGGTTGATGGCCATTGAGGGCAAGAAATCATTACACTGA
- a CDS encoding ChaB family protein codes for MPYQQVNELPQEIRDQLPEHGQNIFLAAFNAAQSDGMSEEGARDVAWNSVRMEYEPGKEGQWKRKDKDTAIHNKAVTSGGN; via the coding sequence ATGCCTTATCAACAAGTAAATGAATTACCCCAAGAAATTAGAGACCAGTTACCAGAACATGGTCAGAATATTTTCCTTGCAGCTTTCAATGCAGCGCAAAGCGACGGTATGAGTGAAGAAGGTGCGCGTGATGTGGCTTGGAACAGTGTGCGAATGGAGTACGAACCAGGAAAAGAGGGGCAATGGAAAAGAAAAGATAAAGACACAGCAATTCACAATAAAGCTGTCACATCTGGTGGTAACTAA
- a CDS encoding J domain-containing protein: MPRKTSFTTSATHTKPLALSELHIRLEGLEKEHQSLLKKIKRKRTELNNFVESMRSLATEVFQKATPSFTKMSELDKEIHNMFAEIFANRKFGKQTEKKVKAVYLNLQMAGIISPKFDVEDADQELDDMFGNFQEEPDFSQERNSYHHYRQTQEDPESPFGTRTDESRKIRQTFLRLAEIFHPDKVKDSETQINHTEIMKEINKAYQEGDLARLLEIEQKHKVGEYIDNNSEDDLTRKCKTLEQQNEILLTQYENLKRELRLVKNTPEGAMVSDSRKATKVGIDPIAKMVESIEVQINLVSEIRDFVERFKNQKITIKEFLNGPESLYSLKQEMMEDLLEQMLSELDGIVVF; this comes from the coding sequence ATGCCTCGCAAAACCTCATTCACCACAAGTGCTACTCACACAAAACCATTAGCTCTCTCTGAGCTACATATCCGCTTAGAAGGGTTAGAGAAAGAACACCAATCTTTACTTAAAAAAATTAAAAGAAAGCGAACTGAACTGAACAACTTTGTTGAAAGTATGCGTTCCTTAGCAACAGAAGTGTTTCAGAAAGCAACTCCCAGCTTTACAAAAATGTCAGAGCTAGATAAAGAAATTCATAATATGTTTGCTGAAATTTTTGCCAATAGAAAATTTGGTAAGCAAACTGAGAAAAAAGTAAAAGCAGTTTATCTGAATCTCCAGATGGCTGGAATCATTAGTCCTAAATTTGATGTAGAAGATGCCGACCAAGAACTAGATGATATGTTTGGCAATTTCCAGGAGGAGCCTGATTTTTCTCAAGAGAGAAATTCATACCATCATTACCGACAAACACAAGAAGACCCAGAATCTCCCTTCGGAACAAGAACCGATGAATCTAGAAAAATCCGTCAAACATTTTTAAGATTAGCGGAAATTTTTCACCCTGATAAGGTCAAAGATAGCGAGACACAGATAAATCATACAGAAATCATGAAAGAAATTAATAAAGCATATCAAGAAGGAGATTTAGCTAGACTATTGGAAATAGAACAAAAACATAAAGTAGGAGAATATATTGATAATAATAGTGAAGACGATTTAACTAGAAAGTGTAAGACACTAGAACAGCAAAATGAAATTTTATTAACTCAGTATGAAAATTTAAAACGAGAACTACGTTTAGTGAAGAATACACCAGAAGGTGCAATGGTTTCTGATTCGCGTAAAGCTACTAAAGTTGGTATTGACCCTATTGCTAAAATGGTAGAATCAATAGAGGTTCAAATTAATTTAGTTAGCGAAATTCGTGATTTTGTTGAGCGATTTAAAAATCAGAAAATAACTATTAAAGAGTTTCTTAATGGCCCGGAGAGCTTATATTCATTGAAACAGGAAATGATGGAAGACCTGCTTGAGCAGATGTTATCAGAATTAGATGGGATAGTTGTCTTCTAA
- a CDS encoding S41 family peptidase, which produces MKAFRLIYLKRLPFALCISVFLLFALWLSSPLLPTLAKPETQIFEQVWHTVNDNFYDPKLNGVNWAAIKTKYQPQLERSKSSKEVANVFNQMLSELKTSHTHYYTQDESAYYQLLGIFYARSTDLPKRLREIFSKGKFEYTGIGLFTKDINGKTFISSILDDSPAAKAGLKVGDEIISVDGKEYQPIRSFAGKVGQKVKILIQRSPQLSSRQEVAVVPKIYDAGTMFLEAQTASIQVIEQANRKIGYIHIWSNAADQYQQTLQDELIYGRLKNAEGLILDLRDGWGGGEISYLNIFTAEKTPSLTSVQRNGRRYTYYYQWKKPVVMLVNEGSRSSKEILAFNFQQNQIGPVIGTKTTGAVVAGRPYIMQDGSLLYLAVADVFLNGNQRLEGKGVTPDIEVPFSLEYAQGADPQKQKAVETVLKSL; this is translated from the coding sequence ATGAAAGCATTTCGGCTTATTTACCTTAAACGCCTTCCATTTGCGCTTTGTATCAGTGTTTTCCTTTTGTTTGCACTATGGTTGAGTTCGCCACTTTTACCCACACTAGCTAAACCAGAAACTCAAATTTTTGAACAAGTTTGGCACACAGTAAACGATAATTTTTATGATCCTAAATTGAATGGAGTCAACTGGGCAGCTATTAAGACCAAGTATCAACCTCAATTAGAACGGTCAAAATCATCTAAAGAGGTGGCGAATGTGTTTAATCAGATGTTATCTGAACTTAAAACTTCCCACACTCATTACTATACTCAAGATGAGTCTGCTTATTATCAACTTCTAGGAATTTTTTATGCTAGAAGTACAGATTTACCAAAGCGATTAAGAGAGATTTTTTCTAAAGGCAAATTTGAATACACTGGCATTGGTTTATTTACTAAAGATATCAATGGTAAGACTTTTATAAGCTCAATATTAGATGATAGCCCTGCTGCTAAGGCTGGTTTAAAAGTAGGGGATGAAATTATTAGTGTTGATGGGAAAGAATATCAGCCTATACGCTCTTTTGCTGGTAAAGTAGGACAAAAAGTGAAAATATTGATCCAGCGATCGCCACAATTAAGCAGTCGTCAAGAAGTTGCTGTAGTACCTAAAATCTACGATGCTGGCACAATGTTTTTAGAAGCTCAAACCGCCAGTATTCAAGTCATAGAACAAGCAAATCGGAAAATAGGCTATATTCATATCTGGTCAAATGCAGCCGATCAATATCAGCAAACACTCCAGGACGAACTGATATATGGTCGTCTAAAAAACGCAGAAGGCTTAATTTTGGATCTTAGAGATGGATGGGGAGGCGGAGAAATTAGTTACCTCAACATTTTTACTGCGGAAAAAACCCCTAGTCTAACTAGTGTTCAACGCAATGGCCGCCGCTATACCTATTATTACCAATGGAAAAAACCTGTAGTGATGCTAGTAAACGAAGGAAGCCGCAGTAGTAAAGAAATTCTCGCCTTCAACTTTCAACAAAATCAGATTGGCCCAGTCATCGGTACTAAAACAACAGGAGCAGTAGTTGCTGGTCGTCCCTATATTATGCAGGATGGCAGCTTGCTTTACCTAGCAGTTGCAGATGTGTTCCTCAACGGTAATCAGAGATTAGAAGGTAAGGGTGTTACCCCAGACATTGAGGTTCCTTTTTCCCTAGAATATGCACAAGGAGCAGATCCGCAAAAGCAGAAAGCAGTAGAAACTGTATTGAAATCATTGTGA